A single window of Methanoculleus oceani DNA harbors:
- a CDS encoding 4Fe-4S binding protein — translation MKLLLTFSRKGKADPGREPVIARVVKETGVLVNVEKANIDSMAGEVLIDIPDADADLVRRRLEEMGVAVRVMENAVALDEAECVDCGACISVCPQEVFSFDEEWRLRVRSERCVLCGKCIQACPHGALSQQG, via the coding sequence ATGAAACTCCTGCTGACGTTCTCCCGGAAAGGGAAAGCCGACCCCGGGAGGGAACCGGTGATCGCCCGGGTGGTGAAGGAGACCGGCGTCCTCGTCAACGTCGAGAAGGCCAACATCGACTCGATGGCCGGCGAGGTGCTGATCGACATCCCTGACGCGGACGCGGACCTGGTCCGGCGGCGCCTCGAGGAGATGGGGGTCGCGGTACGCGTGATGGAGAACGCCGTCGCTCTCGACGAGGCGGAATGCGTCGACTGCGGCGCCTGCATCAGTGTCTGCCCCCAGGAGGTCTTCTCCTTCGACGAAGAGTGGCGCCTCCGCGTGAGATCCGAGCGGTGCGTCCTCTGCGGCAAGTGCATCCAGGCGTGCCCGCACGGGGCCCTCTCGCAACAGGGATGA
- a CDS encoding UPF0280 family protein: MIREHFEFRQTIATILADDSRHIAAAKSGMLNARREVERQIALDPYFSATLEPYLPKIPERTPDRMARAAAAAGVGPMAAVAGAIAWAGVEAMVEEGATFALIDNGGDIALVSDREVKIGIYAGTSSLSGRIAFLLPPQNEILGICTSSATVGPSISFGVADAVTVFAPDVAAADAWATAICNRLTADDTSVLDALPGTGIRGVLAVVGDAVVRWGDLPTVVRAKVDERLITAGRSPV, from the coding sequence ATGATCCGGGAGCACTTCGAGTTCCGGCAGACGATCGCGACGATCCTCGCCGACGACTCCCGGCACATCGCGGCGGCAAAATCCGGCATGCTGAACGCCCGGCGGGAGGTCGAGCGGCAGATCGCTCTCGACCCCTATTTTTCGGCAACGCTCGAGCCGTATCTCCCAAAGATCCCGGAGAGGACACCCGATCGCATGGCCCGGGCCGCGGCAGCTGCCGGGGTCGGGCCGATGGCTGCGGTGGCGGGTGCGATAGCCTGGGCCGGGGTGGAGGCGATGGTCGAGGAGGGCGCGACGTTTGCCCTCATCGACAACGGGGGGGATATCGCTCTTGTGAGCGACCGCGAGGTCAAAATAGGCATCTACGCGGGCACGTCTTCCTTAAGCGGGCGTATCGCGTTCCTGTTACCGCCGCAGAACGAGATCCTCGGCATCTGCACCTCATCGGCGACGGTGGGCCCCTCGATCAGTTTCGGCGTCGCCGATGCCGTGACGGTCTTTGCCCCCGACGTCGCCGCCGCGGACGCCTGGGCGACGGCGATCTGCAACCGGCTAACGGCAGACGACACCTCCGTCCTCGACGCCCTCCCGGGGACGGGCATACGGGGCGTGCTTGCCGTCGTCGGCGACGCGGTCGTCCGCTGGGGGGACCTCCCCACGGTCGTGCGGGCGAAGGTGGACGAACGGCTGATCACCGCCGGCCGATCGCCCGTCTAG
- a CDS encoding MarR family transcriptional regulator, whose product MREEDLDWAIYHLIPETGGIAVGDLAAATGFEPGVVTASLERLKRYLLVRQAGETVRLLSIQESLIECQCRYTNDMPFVIENGVIRAKRSEE is encoded by the coding sequence GTGCGTGAGGAAGATCTGGACTGGGCAATATATCACCTGATTCCCGAAACCGGCGGCATTGCGGTCGGAGACCTGGCAGCAGCCACCGGCTTTGAACCAGGTGTGGTCACGGCGTCGCTTGAGCGTCTCAAGCGCTATCTCCTGGTCCGGCAGGCCGGGGAGACGGTGCGCCTCCTCTCCATCCAGGAGTCGTTGATCGAGTGCCAGTGCCGGTACACGAATGATATGCCGTTCGTCATCGAGAACGGCGTTATCAGGGCGAAGAGGAGCGAGGAGTGA
- a CDS encoding tRNA (cytidine(56)-2'-O)-methyltransferase: MPDVAVLRIGHRPERDQRVTTHVGLAARALGARGMYLAADDHGVIASIEDVASRWGGDFFVENDVKWRRCIQDWKAAGGKVAHLTMYGLRMTDVIDEIRGEERVLVVVGAEKVPGDIYGLSDYNVSVTTQPHSEISSLALFLDHLFEGKELNREYPDAKIRIEPTKVGKKTVEQ, translated from the coding sequence ATGCCCGACGTAGCGGTGCTCCGGATAGGCCACCGGCCCGAACGCGACCAGCGGGTGACGACCCATGTCGGGCTCGCGGCGCGGGCGCTCGGGGCCCGGGGAATGTACCTCGCCGCAGACGACCACGGCGTGATCGCGAGCATCGAGGACGTGGCCTCACGGTGGGGAGGAGACTTCTTCGTGGAGAACGACGTGAAGTGGCGGCGGTGCATCCAGGACTGGAAAGCCGCCGGCGGCAAGGTCGCCCACCTCACGATGTACGGACTCCGGATGACCGACGTCATCGACGAGATCCGCGGAGAGGAGCGGGTGCTCGTCGTGGTGGGGGCGGAGAAGGTGCCGGGCGACATCTACGGCCTTTCCGACTACAACGTCTCGGTGACGACCCAGCCCCACTCCGAGATATCGAGCCTCGCCCTCTTCCTCGACCACCTCTTCGAGGGGAAGGAACTCAACCGTGAGTACCCGGACGCGAAGATCCGGATCGAGCCGACGAAAGTGGGGAAGAAGACGGTGGAGCAGTGA
- a CDS encoding ATP-grasp domain-containing protein, whose product MRGRVLVAGFATRHVAQSARRAGYTVYAVDHFCDQDLGWYAEDCLSFDELAELPEKIAELAARHPVDALVVASGAEAVGTTIPLCGTPPAKVERFLDKLEIQRFFEGLEVPVPPLAGGEDFPVMVKPRRGAGGWRNAVARTAEELRRWEEAWPDVPYVAQHLVDGVPSSVSCVADGRRARAIAVNRQILRGEGESAHGFAGSVTPFSHPLAGEMVACAERIAAASGCVGSVGIDFMAGERPWAIEINPRFQATLDTVEMAIGESVFAMHMNACRGVIPAARPAARQVAVRRILFSERDMRLDADLSALAPRIADIPWPGTEFEEGHAIVSVFGCGKTEAAAYADLERNTGAVRRLIGE is encoded by the coding sequence GTGAGAGGCCGGGTTCTGGTTGCGGGGTTCGCCACGCGGCACGTGGCGCAGTCGGCCCGCCGGGCCGGCTACACGGTCTACGCCGTCGACCATTTCTGCGACCAGGACCTCGGCTGGTACGCGGAGGACTGCCTCTCGTTCGACGAACTCGCCGAACTCCCGGAGAAGATAGCCGAACTTGCCGCCCGCCACCCGGTGGACGCGCTGGTCGTCGCCTCGGGCGCCGAGGCTGTCGGGACGACGATCCCGCTCTGCGGTACGCCGCCTGCGAAAGTGGAGCGGTTCCTCGACAAACTGGAGATCCAGCGGTTCTTCGAGGGGCTGGAGGTGCCGGTCCCGCCGCTCGCCGGGGGCGAAGACTTCCCGGTGATGGTCAAGCCGCGCCGGGGAGCGGGAGGATGGAGGAACGCGGTCGCGAGGACCGCAGAGGAACTCCGCCGGTGGGAGGAGGCCTGGCCGGACGTGCCCTACGTCGCCCAGCACCTCGTCGACGGGGTCCCGTCGAGCGTCTCCTGCGTCGCCGACGGCCGGCGCGCCCGGGCAATCGCGGTCAACCGGCAGATCCTGCGGGGCGAGGGCGAGAGTGCGCACGGGTTTGCCGGGTCGGTCACCCCGTTCTCTCATCCCCTCGCCGGGGAGATGGTAGCGTGCGCGGAGAGGATCGCGGCGGCGAGCGGATGCGTGGGCTCGGTCGGGATCGACTTCATGGCGGGGGAGAGACCCTGGGCGATCGAGATCAACCCCCGGTTCCAGGCAACCCTGGATACGGTCGAGATGGCGATCGGGGAGAGCGTCTTTGCCATGCACATGAACGCCTGCCGCGGGGTGATCCCGGCGGCCAGGCCTGCGGCACGGCAGGTCGCGGTCCGGCGGATCCTCTTTTCGGAGCGGGATATGCGGCTTGACGCGGACCTCTCGGCGCTTGCGCCCCGGATCGCCGACATCCCCTGGCCCGGAACCGAGTTCGAGGAGGGGCACGCCATCGTGAGCGTCTTCGGGTGCGGAAAGACGGAGGCAGCGGCGTATGCAGACCTGGAGAGGAATACCGGGGCTGTCCGGAGGCTGATCGGGGAATGA
- a CDS encoding transcription factor: MVSVTELLNDPAINAYILRMIGEEGIELLRRFPEGGEHSDEELAEMTGVNLNTVRHTLYTLYERRLAEYRRLKNTETGWLTYLWHLRLDRVHDVLEEEIRDVLEHLDARLTYEEKNDFYMCKNCSVVYTFTDAANWNFECPNCEEMLEHFDNELIASALRRRVDKIKESLGSA; encoded by the coding sequence ATGGTATCCGTCACTGAACTGTTAAACGATCCGGCAATCAACGCCTACATTCTGCGCATGATCGGAGAGGAGGGAATCGAACTTCTCAGGCGGTTCCCCGAAGGAGGGGAGCACAGTGACGAGGAACTTGCCGAGATGACCGGGGTCAACCTCAACACCGTCCGCCACACTCTCTACACGCTCTACGAGAGGCGCCTCGCCGAGTACCGGCGGCTGAAGAACACCGAGACCGGCTGGCTCACCTACCTCTGGCACCTCCGCCTGGACCGCGTCCACGACGTGCTTGAGGAGGAGATCCGGGATGTGCTCGAGCACCTTGACGCCCGGCTCACCTATGAGGAGAAGAACGACTTTTACATGTGCAAGAACTGCAGCGTCGTCTACACCTTCACGGATGCGGCGAACTGGAACTTCGAATGCCCGAACTGCGAGGAGATGCTCGAGCACTTCGACAACGAACTCATCGCCAGCGCCCTCAGGAGAAGGGTCGATAAGATCAAGGAGAGCCTCGGGAGTGCGTGA
- a CDS encoding HDIG domain-containing metalloprotein produces MREEDCIALLRRAGCSGGVIAHCRAVRDLALTYASDSIVDRDQVQAGALLHDIGRGVTHDLRHAEVGGALCRSFGLDEAIAAIVERHIGAGLTADECSLLNLVPRDCMPRTLEEKIVAHADNLVKGTRTITLEERLQRSIALPRRQRERIRRLGLEMELFR; encoded by the coding sequence GTGCGTGAAGAGGACTGCATCGCCCTCCTCAGGCGCGCCGGATGCTCCGGGGGGGTCATCGCCCACTGCCGGGCGGTGCGCGACCTTGCGCTCACCTACGCGTCCGACTCGATAGTCGACCGCGACCAGGTCCAGGCCGGGGCCCTCCTCCACGATATCGGCAGGGGGGTGACGCACGATCTACGCCACGCCGAGGTCGGCGGCGCACTATGCCGGTCGTTCGGTCTCGACGAGGCGATCGCCGCCATCGTCGAGCGGCACATCGGCGCCGGGCTGACGGCCGACGAGTGTTCGCTCTTAAACCTCGTGCCGCGCGACTGCATGCCCCGGACGCTCGAGGAGAAGATCGTCGCCCACGCGGACAACCTGGTGAAGGGGACCCGCACCATCACGCTCGAAGAGCGGCTGCAGCGTTCAATTGCCCTCCCGCGGAGGCAGAGAGAGCGGATCCGCCGGCTCGGGCTTGAGATGGAGCTCTTCAGATAA
- a CDS encoding regulator of amino acid metabolism, contains ACT domain protein, protein MWADISREFADSPSQGRVVRFLLENGFGINEEGRIVCNGIEIPATHIGRAIETDRRVVDATARRILENPELREVFIRMRAAPDLSRVAEALGLSVITLFPKDAHQKGIVGAAVKVLVDHDLTIRQIFVTDPYLAQEPKLVMIVDEAPVPASVYERLRALPQVKQLII, encoded by the coding sequence ATGTGGGCTGACATCTCACGGGAGTTCGCCGATTCACCGTCCCAGGGCCGCGTCGTCCGGTTCCTGCTCGAGAATGGGTTCGGCATCAACGAAGAGGGGCGCATCGTCTGCAACGGCATCGAGATCCCGGCCACGCATATCGGCAGGGCGATCGAGACCGACCGCAGGGTCGTCGACGCCACAGCCCGCCGTATTCTCGAGAACCCGGAACTGCGGGAGGTCTTTATCCGGATGCGCGCCGCGCCCGACTTAAGCAGGGTCGCCGAGGCCCTCGGCCTCTCGGTCATCACGCTCTTCCCTAAAGACGCGCACCAGAAGGGGATCGTCGGCGCGGCGGTCAAAGTCCTCGTCGACCATGACCTCACCATCCGCCAGATCTTCGTCACCGACCCCTACCTCGCACAAGAGCCCAAACTCGTGATGATCGTGGACGAGGCCCCGGTCCCGGCATCGGTCTACGAACGCCTGCGTGCGCTCCCGCAGGTAAAACAGTTGATTATCTGA